The following are from one region of the Stigmatella ashevillena genome:
- a CDS encoding stage II sporulation protein M yields MDVAEFIEARRPRWEQLESLLDKAETGGLRLLSLEEARALGKMYRAVSSDLLWVRARSGSADVSAYLNDLVGRAYALTYPGKRLRIAEVWVFVSRGFPALLRREWRMYLASVLMLLAGAGFGYIGMVMDPDAAHYLVPAEHLKIDPSERAAQEASGQGMSVEEQAYFSSFLFTHNIQVAFLAFALGITVGIGTALMLFVNGLFLGALAQVYAAKGLAGWFWAWILPHGIPEITAICIAGAAGLVIARGMAAPRGLPRGVALRQEAVTAVKLLFGTLALFVLAGLIEGTVSQIHPPRLSVAFKVSFALAVGTGVYAYLCSDFLRAWREGASPSP; encoded by the coding sequence ATGGACGTGGCGGAGTTCATCGAGGCGCGGCGCCCCCGGTGGGAGCAGCTGGAGTCCCTGCTCGACAAGGCAGAGACGGGTGGGCTGCGGCTGCTCAGCCTGGAGGAGGCCCGAGCCCTCGGGAAGATGTACCGGGCGGTGTCCAGTGACTTGCTCTGGGTCCGTGCCCGGAGCGGCTCCGCCGATGTGAGCGCCTACCTCAATGATCTGGTGGGCCGTGCCTATGCGCTCACCTACCCGGGCAAGCGCCTGCGGATCGCGGAGGTGTGGGTGTTCGTCTCGCGCGGCTTCCCGGCGCTGCTGCGGCGCGAGTGGCGCATGTACCTCGCCTCGGTGCTGATGCTCCTGGCGGGCGCCGGCTTCGGCTACATCGGCATGGTGATGGACCCGGACGCCGCGCACTACCTCGTGCCGGCAGAGCACCTGAAGATCGACCCCTCCGAGCGCGCGGCCCAGGAGGCCAGCGGGCAGGGGATGTCGGTGGAGGAGCAGGCGTACTTCTCCTCGTTCCTGTTCACCCACAACATCCAGGTGGCCTTCCTGGCCTTCGCGCTGGGCATCACCGTGGGCATCGGCACCGCGCTGATGCTCTTCGTCAACGGGCTGTTCCTCGGGGCGCTCGCGCAGGTTTACGCCGCCAAGGGCTTGGCGGGGTGGTTCTGGGCGTGGATCCTCCCGCACGGGATTCCGGAGATCACCGCCATCTGCATCGCTGGCGCCGCGGGGCTCGTCATCGCCCGGGGGATGGCGGCGCCCCGGGGATTGCCGCGAGGGGTGGCCTTGCGGCAGGAGGCCGTGACGGCGGTGAAGCTGCTGTTCGGCACGCTGGCGCTCTTCGTGCTCGCGGGCCTCATCGAAGGCACCGTGTCGCAGATTCACCCGCCCCGGTTGTCGGTGGCCTTCAAGGTGTCCTTCGCCCTGGCCGTGGGGACGGGGGTCTACGCCTACCTGTGCTCGGACTTCCTCCGAGCCTGGCGGGAGGGTGCGTCCCCGTCGCCATGA